Below is a window of Shinella sp. PSBB067 DNA.
GAACTCAAGGGCTCGGATTTCGACGCGCTGTTTGCACCGGACCAGCGCGTCCGCGTCGCGCGGATCGCCGAGAACGTCATGGCGCAGGCCGCACCCGCCATCATGCATGTCCAGCTCGTCGACGGCACGCTGGAGACGACGGAGGCGGAAATCGCGCTGCTGCCGCTCGCCACCCGAGGCAGGACGGCCGACCGCATCATCGGCACCTTCGCGCCCCTGCCCGGCCAGCGCCCGCCGCTATCCGCCTTCCGCTATGCCACGCTCGGCGCGCTCTCGGTCATCGATCCCGAACGCCGCAGCGATCCCGCCGCCAACCGGCCGTCGATCCCCATGCCGACCTCTATCATGGCCATGCGCCCGGCCGGCCTCGGCCAGACGGTCAGCCGGGTCATGCACCTGCGCATCTTCGAGGGCGGCCGGCAGGCCGGCGAGCCGCAGGAACGCTAGCGAACACAACCGGCAACGCCCACAGGTTGTCGAAATCCCGCCCGTGGCGAGATTTTCCCGCACCGGCAAACCTTCTGTTAACCCAGAAAGGTTAAGTCTTGGAAAGAGATAGGATGATCAGGCACGCGCGCTCATGTACTCTTTCCAGCAAGCATCGCCCGCCGCCCGGAAGCCGCAGCCCGACCAGCGCGCCTTCCAGCGCGTATCGGTAAACCTGTCGGGCCGGCTGATGCTCGCAAGCCATGAAGAATTCGATTGTACCGTCCTCGACATGTCGCCGGGCGATGCGAGCTTCGTCTGCGCGGCGCGCCCCAAGATGGGCGAGCGCATCATCGCCTATATCGACCATGTGGGCCGCATCGAGGGCACCGTCGCGCTTCTCAACGCGGACGGCTTCGCGATCCAGCTCAACGCAACGGACCGCAAGCGGGAAAAGCTCGCGGCCCAGCTCACCTGGATCGCCAACAAGCATGAGCTCGGCCTGCCGGAAGACCGCCGCCACGACCGCCTCACCCCACGCAACACCCGCACCGACCTGACGCTGGACGACGGCCGGCGCTATCCCTGCCGCATCATCGACCTTTCGCTTTCCGGTGCGGCCGTCGACATCGACGTGCGCCCGGCGCTCGGAACCGCCGTCCAGCTCGGCCACATGAAGGGCCGCGTCGTGCGTCACTTCCAGGAAGGCGTTGCGATCGAGTTCTCCTCGGTCCAGTCGAAGGAAGCGCTGACCGTCTTCCTGTAGCGTTTCAGGACGATCCCGGACGATGCAGTCCCAAAAAGGCCCGGTCGGGCCTTTTTCTGTTTCAGGTCGGCACAAAAAGAATCCGAAAAAATTTCCGCGCCCGCGGGCGCTTCCCCGCGCCGGGCGGCCGCTTGCGCCGTCACGGCGTAACGCGGATGGCATCCGCTCCCCCGGCCCTCGGCCTGATGCACGCCCTCCAAACGAATCCTGCCGCGACCCGCAAATCCGAAAAAATTTTCAAAACCAATGGATTAGGTGAGAACATCCGGCAGGCGCGGCGGTGAAATTCGTTAGAATTTTAGTCAAATTCGTTTCGAATACACATAAAATGAAGATCAAGTTTTATTCTTGTTTTATACTTATGCGATCTTGATTTGAACTAAGTTATACTTCGGCTTTTCGCGCAAGATCAAAACATAGCTGTCATTGTGGCCTCATCAAACGGGGACGACACAATGACAAAAAACATCAAGACAGGGACGCTTGCATTCCTCTTCTCTCTCGCCGCGGCACAGGTCGCCATGGCGCTGCCGGCCAACATTCCGCTGGCGGGCGCCACCAACCAGCCCATCGGCCACTACGAGTTCTGCAAGCAGTACCGCGACGAATGCGGCCCCAACGGCAAGGACGAAGGCCCGCTCAAGCTGACGCAGGAAAACTGGAAGACGATCCTCAACGTCAACTACAACGCCAATATCGAGTTCGTTCCGATGACGGACATGGAGATCTACGGCGTCGAGGAGAAGTGGACCTACCCGCAGGGTGCCGCCGATTGCGAGGACTATGTCCTGATCAAGCGCAAGCGCCTGATCGAAGCCGGCATCTCGCCCTCGAACCTCCTGATCACGGTCGTGCTGCAGCCGAGCGGCGAAGGCCACGCCGTGCTGACCGTGCGCACCGACCGCGGCGACTTCGTGCTCGACAACATGCGCAACAAGGTCCTGCTCTGGTCGGAGACCGAATACCGCTTCCTGAAGCGCCAGTCCTCGGCCAATGCCGGCAAGTGGGTCAAGCTGCAGGACGGCCGCGCCGAAGCGGTCGGCAGCGTCAAGTAGCATCCCGCGCCCAGGCGCAAGACCAGATTGCCCGGCAGCGCCGGGCGAAAGAATGGGCCCGGTCAGTCCCCGATCCCCGTCCCGACCATGGCCCTGCGGCCGGCTCTCCTGTCCCGGAGCCGGCCGCATCCTTTTTCAGGACGCCATACAACCGGACAATCTCAACCGAAAATTAACCATGTTCGCAGACCCTCCGCCATGATGTGCCACGATGGACGGGCCGAGGAAACGCGAGGGGACGATGGCTGCGGCGACGACCGGCAACGGGGACCATGCCCCGCTTCTCTCCAACCGGCTGCTGACGCGCCTGACCGTCGGCGTCGCTTTCCTCGCCGGCCTGACGGTTGCCATCTCCATCGCGGGCCGCGCGCTCGGCGAGCGCATCGCGCTGGCCGGCCACACGGAGAATGCGGAACCCATCGACATCGTCATCGGCCAGGACCAGCTCCGCCTTCCCGCCAATGCGATCCGCTTCGAGGACCAGCGCCGCACGGGGCGCGCGGAACGCGTGGACCTCTACCTTACCTGGCCGGAAATGAGCGGCTATTCCAACGCCGAGCGCATCCGCTTCAACGATGCCACCCGGCCCGAGAACTTGATTTTCCTCAATCTTTCGCAAAGCACCATGTCGAGGGACATGTCCGGCCGGCTGGGGCCGATCTACAGCCATCTCTTCGGCGACCGCCCCGAGCAGGGCCCCGCAGGGCTGACGCGGCAGTCCCTCAAGGAGAATTCAGGCTACGGCGGCGAGGTATTCTTCACGGGCACGCTTCCCGATGGCTCCGACTACGCGGTGCGCTGCATGATGCCCGCGGACTCCTCGCAATCGACAGGCGCCGACTGCCAGCGCGACATCCACATCGGCCGCGACCTTTCCGTGCTTTACCGTTTTTCGAGCAGACTTTTGCCGCAGTGGCAGGCCATGGAGGCGCGGGTGCGCGACTATCTCGGCGGCTCCCTCGCCGAAAACGGGCGCTCCTCCGCCGCCACCCGCAGCCGATAAAACACGGGCAATCTCAGAAACCAATGATTCATCATAAACCGATTGGTAACGCTGTGTGGCTATCTTGCCCCAAACGGTCGTCGCGGCAGGTCGCAAGCGGACGGCATATGCAATTCGAGAATGAAGAGTAACGTAGTGTCCCGTTCCGTATTCCTCGATTTCCTCCCCCGTCCCGGTCAGGCGATTGCCAATGCGGCGAAAGGTCTGGTGATGATCGGGATGATCGCCACGGTCGCCTGGGCGACGCCGGCGGCGGCAAATCCGAAATATTCCGGCATCGTCATCGATGCGAAGACCGGCAAGGTGCTCTACAGCGAAGACGCGGACGACTTGCGCTATCCCGCCTCGCTCACCAAGATGATGACGCTCTACCTCACCTTCGAGGCGCTGGAAGCCCGCAAGATCCGCCTCGATTCCCGCGTCCCCTTCTCGAAGAACGCCTCGAGCGAGCCGCCGACCAAGCTCGGCGTCGGCGTCGGCAACTCGATCACCGTCGAACAGGCGATCCTCGGCCTGATCACCCGCTCGGCCAACGACGCCTCCACGGCACTGGCCGAACTGCTCGGCGGCTCGGAGGAACGGTTCACCCGCATCATGACGCAGAAGGCGCGCGCGCTCGGCATGACGCGCACCGTCTACCGCAATGCCAACGGCCTGCCCAACAGCGCGCAGGTGACCACCGCGCGCGACCAGGCCCGCCTCGGCATCGCGCTGCGCCAGCACTTCCCGCAGTACTATTCCTATTTCTCGGTCCGCAGCTTCCGCCTCGGCAAGCAGGTCATCAACGGCCACAACCGCCTGCTCGGCGCGGTTCGCGGCGTCGACGGCATCAAGACCGGCTATACCCGCGCCTCCGGCTATAATCTCGTGACCTCGGCCATGGCCGATGGCCGCAGCGTCGTCGGCGTCGTCATGGGCGGCCGCTCGGGCGCGGCCCGCGACCAGCAGATGCGCAAGCTCATCGCCACCTACATGCCGAAGGCCTCGCGCCGCGGCGGCGGCGACCTGATCGCCCAGACCAGCGACGCACCGACCCTGTCCGCCGAAGTCGCGAGCAGCGCGGCGACCGCCTCGGTCTCCGGTGGCTTCGACCTGCCGGAAAACGGCCCGGTTCCCTCCTACCGCTACAATGAGAGCCATCTCGAAACGGCCTATGCGACGCCGGCAAGCAGCTCGGAAGTCGTCGGCAAGCGAGCGCTCGCCGCCACGCTGAAGCTGCAGCGCGACGCCGCGGTTCCGCAGGAAGACCTGACGGAACAGGGCGACACGAGCGGCGCTGTCGACAAGCTGACCACCTCGGCCGTCGGGGAAACCACGCCTTCGGGCTGGGTTATCCAGATCGGCGCGACGCCGGACCGCGGCCAGGCGCAGAAGCTGCTGGCCAAGGCCCAGGACCAAGGCGGCAAGGCGCTCGCCAGCGCCAAGCCCTTCACCGTCGCGGTCAACAGCGGCAGCGAACAGCTCTTCCGCGCCCGCTTCGGCGGCTTCGACAACCAGGATCGCGCGGCAACCGCCTGCAAGGTGCTGAAGCGTAAGGGGTTTGCCTGCTGGGCCAGCCAGCAGTGATGCATCCGGACCGCGCCATGTAGGCGCGGCCTGTGGAATACCGCCTTGTACCCGCACAGCCACCGGTGAGGTATTGCGTACCGGCCGCTGCGGGGGAAGGCCCGGCAATCCCCACAAGGGTTTGCCATCCTCGATTGGGTAATGCGTACGAGGCAGATCATGGCGATGAACGAGAACCTGTTCGATGACCACCCCGCAGCGCGCGACGGGAAACGCAAGGCCCTGAAGGGCACGCTCCACCCGCTGCACGAAGCGGCGATGCGGATCGCGGACATCGGCCTCGGCCGTTCGCGCAACAGGACGAAGGATCTCGTCGGCATGCTGCTCGCCCACGGCGCCAGAGCCTGGCGCTCGGGCCAGCCGGCCGCCGGGATCCATCTCCATGTCGGCGTCAGCGAGCGGCGCCACCCGGTGCGCCTGCGCCTGCGCTGAACCGTCCGGACCGGCGCCGCCGGTCCTTGCAAAGTCCCGCGACATCTGCTGTGCGTGAAGAATGCCGGCAATACCCCTTCCCTTCGTCATCGCGCTCCTGCTCTGCGTCCTCCTCCTGCGGCTGGTCCTGTTGCGCGAGCCCGCCCTTCGGCCAGCCATCGGCTTCGTCGCCGCCTGCACCGTCGTCGCTGCCGTCGTCGGCGCACGGTGGACGTTCGACTGGCCTTTCGTACGATTCCTCCAGCCCGTCCTCGCATCCGGCCTGCCGCCGATCGCCTGGCTGTGTTTCACCGCGGGGCGCGGCAACCGCCGCTGGCTTCATCTGCTGCCGCCATTGCTCGTGCTGATCCTGTCGGCGCTCTGGCCGCTCTGGCACTCGCCCGTCGATCTCGTGCTCGCTCTGCTCTACTTCGGCTATGGCGCAGCGCTCCTGCGTCTGGCGATCGCCGGGCCGGACAGCTTCGTGACGACGCGACTGAGCGATGTGGCGGGCGCCCGCAAGGCCACCCTTGCGGCAGGCGCGCTCTTGATGACATCCGCCTTCGTGGACCTGCTCATCGCGGCGGATTTCGGCTTCTATCGGGGATCTCACGCCGGGGGCATCGTGACGGCCGGCAACCTCCTGGTCCTGCCGGTGCTTGCCTATGCCGTCGCGGTGATCGGCAGGAGCACGCCGGCGGACGATGCCGGCGAGACGGCAAAGCCGGAGGTCTCCGGCGAAGCCGATGCGCGTATCGTCGACACGGTCGACCGCCTCATGCAGGAGCGGCAGTTGTTTCGCGATCCCGACCTCACCCTGGACCGGATCGCGCGCCGGGCCGGCATCCCGGCCCGGCAGATTTCCGGCGCCGTCAACCGGCTGCAGGGACGGAACGTCTCGCAACTGGTCAACGGCTACCGCATCGACGCGGCAAAGCGCCTGCTGTCGGAAACCGGCATGCCGGTCACGGCCGTCATGTTCGAATGTGGTTTCCAGACCAAGTCGAACTTCAACCGCGAATTCCTCCGCACGGCCGGCTGCAGTCCCAGCGACTTCCGCCGCGCCGCTATGGCAGGGTAGCGCCGAGGAAGGTGGCGATGCGGTCGGCGACCTGCCTGTGGATCGCCGCCCGGCCGCGCGTGCCGCCATCCTTGCAGACGACGCCATCCCCGGGCGACCGCGCCTCGATCATCGCGACCGCGCCGGCCTTGCAGAGCTGCATGAAGCTGAAATGCATCGCATCCGGCACGACCACATAGTCGCGCATCGACATCGGCAGGCCCGCCGCGAGATAGCCCGACT
It encodes the following:
- a CDS encoding PAS domain-containing protein, whose protein sequence is MQTKAATALYDYWARQRGERAVPLRSAIEPADIAAILPDVFILEDGRLHAPRFRLAGTRLCAQFARELKGSDFDALFAPDQRVRVARIAENVMAQAAPAIMHVQLVDGTLETTEAEIALLPLATRGRTADRIIGTFAPLPGQRPPLSAFRYATLGALSVIDPERRSDPAANRPSIPMPTSIMAMRPAGLGQTVSRVMHLRIFEGGRQAGEPQER
- a CDS encoding PilZ domain-containing protein, with translation MYSFQQASPAARKPQPDQRAFQRVSVNLSGRLMLASHEEFDCTVLDMSPGDASFVCAARPKMGERIIAYIDHVGRIEGTVALLNADGFAIQLNATDRKREKLAAQLTWIANKHELGLPEDRRHDRLTPRNTRTDLTLDDGRRYPCRIIDLSLSGAAVDIDVRPALGTAVQLGHMKGRVVRHFQEGVAIEFSSVQSKEALTVFL
- a CDS encoding transglutaminase-like cysteine peptidase, producing the protein MTKNIKTGTLAFLFSLAAAQVAMALPANIPLAGATNQPIGHYEFCKQYRDECGPNGKDEGPLKLTQENWKTILNVNYNANIEFVPMTDMEIYGVEEKWTYPQGAADCEDYVLIKRKRLIEAGISPSNLLITVVLQPSGEGHAVLTVRTDRGDFVLDNMRNKVLLWSETEYRFLKRQSSANAGKWVKLQDGRAEAVGSVK
- a CDS encoding D-alanyl-D-alanine carboxypeptidase family protein codes for the protein MKSNVVSRSVFLDFLPRPGQAIANAAKGLVMIGMIATVAWATPAAANPKYSGIVIDAKTGKVLYSEDADDLRYPASLTKMMTLYLTFEALEARKIRLDSRVPFSKNASSEPPTKLGVGVGNSITVEQAILGLITRSANDASTALAELLGGSEERFTRIMTQKARALGMTRTVYRNANGLPNSAQVTTARDQARLGIALRQHFPQYYSYFSVRSFRLGKQVINGHNRLLGAVRGVDGIKTGYTRASGYNLVTSAMADGRSVVGVVMGGRSGAARDQQMRKLIATYMPKASRRGGGDLIAQTSDAPTLSAEVASSAATASVSGGFDLPENGPVPSYRYNESHLETAYATPASSSEVVGKRALAATLKLQRDAAVPQEDLTEQGDTSGAVDKLTTSAVGETTPSGWVIQIGATPDRGQAQKLLAKAQDQGGKALASAKPFTVAVNSGSEQLFRARFGGFDNQDRAATACKVLKRKGFACWASQQ
- a CDS encoding AraC family transcriptional regulator; amino-acid sequence: MPAIPLPFVIALLLCVLLLRLVLLREPALRPAIGFVAACTVVAAVVGARWTFDWPFVRFLQPVLASGLPPIAWLCFTAGRGNRRWLHLLPPLLVLILSALWPLWHSPVDLVLALLYFGYGAALLRLAIAGPDSFVTTRLSDVAGARKATLAAGALLMTSAFVDLLIAADFGFYRGSHAGGIVTAGNLLVLPVLAYAVAVIGRSTPADDAGETAKPEVSGEADARIVDTVDRLMQERQLFRDPDLTLDRIARRAGIPARQISGAVNRLQGRNVSQLVNGYRIDAAKRLLSETGMPVTAVMFECGFQTKSNFNREFLRTAGCSPSDFRRAAMAG